TTTCTTTATCGTTATAGGGCAAAAATTTGAATACGACGTCCTTCTCCCACCGAAAAAGATTATAGCTCTTCCCGTTGCAATCTTTAAATGAAATACTCAATCGTCTTTTCTTCTGTCAGCACTGTCTCTTTATTGGTCAAAAGCACTGCTTCTCTGCCCTCTTTCGGGCCCAACGCGTATAGTTCCAGTTCTTCCCGGTTAAAATAATGTTCCGGGATGATCCGATTATACTTCATCGGCTGATCCAGGATAAGCTCTATGCCTTCTTCCTCATACAGTTCGTCTTCATAATAAGGATCAAAGACAAAGATCTTCCCATCTTCTGCACCGGTAAACGTCACGTAATGCCATTCATCCAAAAACAGGCGAACCACAACAGCTCCGCCTCGCCTTAAGATATCATTGATCCTGCTTCCACTTCCAACATATACCTGATCACCTGACAGATAGCTGCTTCCGACAGACAGTCTTCCGACCTTTCCGAATTCATTTAACCAGTTGGACAAAAACATCATCGCCATCCGGGAGGTTCCGCTCTTGCAAGGAATTCCTTCCGCACTGTAACAGTCCAAACAATAAAGCATAATATTTCTTATGATTTCCGGCGGGATCTCTTCCCGTTCAAACAAATAACTGACTGCATTTAACATGGAAGTCGGTCCGCAGTCACATTCTGATATCTGATAATGTAATGGATTTTTCATATTTTTCCTCTTATCCGCAAAAATTTCTGGTGGAATTATATCACATTTATCCTCCGGAGTATAGCAAAAACAGGGAGATATTGATTGTGCTTTTTCACTTCCTGTATTACAATGGTTAAAGAATGTCAAAAGGGGGATTTTTCCTATATGAAAAATTATAATTTCTTCAAAAGCCTGCCGTTCAAGCTGATCGTAGGTGTAGTCGTCGGTATCATCGTCGGTCTGATTTTAAATTCCACGGATGGTGCACCGCTTACTTCCGCGATCCTGAACATCGTCGTCACACTGAAATATGTGCTGGGACAAGTCATCAATTTCTGTATCCCGCTGATCATCATCGGATTCATTGCACCATCCATCACCAAGATGGGCAACAATGCGTCCCGTCTGCTTTTACTTGCAGTCGCCATCGCCTATACTTCATCCGTTGGTGCCGCATTATTTTCCACGGCTGCCGGATATGCGCTGATTCCACATCTTTCTATCGCATCCAGCGTGGAAGGATTAAAGGAACTGCCAGAAGCTGTTTTCCAGCTTTCCATCCCGCAGATCATGCCCGTTATGAGTGCTCTGGTCTTCTCCATCATGGTTGGACTGGCTGCTGCCTGGACCGGTGCTAAAATTATCACACAGGTACTGGATGAATTTCAGGCCATTGTACTGGATATCGTTTCCCGGATCCTGATTCCATTACTTCCGTTTTTCATCGGACTGACCTTCTGTGGTCTGGCTTACGAAGGTTCCATCACCAAACAGCTTCCGGTCTTTATCCAGGTGATTCTCATCGTAATGGTCGGACATTATATCTGGATGGCACTGCTCTATACCATCGCAGGTGTTTATTCCGGTGAAAATCCGTTGGAAGTCATAAAACATTACGGTCCGGCTTACCTGACTGCTGTCGGTACCATGTCTTCCGCCGCCACACTGGCCGTTGCACTCCAGTGTGCACGTAAAGCAAAACCACTGCGTAAAGATATGGTAAGCTTCGGAATTCCGCTGTTTGCAAATATCCACCTCTGCGGATCTGTGCTGACCGAAGTATTTTTCTGTATGACCATTTCCAAAATTCTCTACGGAAGTCTTCCGTCCATCGGAACCATGATTCTGTTCTGTGTACTGCTTGGTGTCTTTGCCATCGGAGCTCCCGGTGTACCGGGTGGAACTGTGATGGCTTCTCTTGGTCTGATCACCGGTGTGCTCTTATTTGACGATGCCGGAACTGCGCTGATGTTGACTATCTTCGCTTTACAGGACAGCTTCGGAACTGCCTGCAACGTAACCGGAGACGGGGCGCTGACTCTGATTCTGACCGGATATGCCAGGAAGCACAACATTGCAGAAAATTCAGAAACCCCGTCTTCTCCGCTATAAACCTGCAACCCTAAGTTTTTCCGGCTAAAAAGGAATGCTGAGCAACTTACGAAAGAGGCCCGACGGCCTCTTTCTTTTACTTGTCCAACAACACGCCAAAAACTAAGAAAGGACGTTTCACCTTATGAAAACTTTACGCCCCGATTATTATGAAACCTTTCACTGCATTGCGGATGCCTGTCCCATCACCTGCTGCCAGGAATGGAAGATCTACGTAGATCCGGACACGGAATCTCTCTGGAATACGCTTTCCGTCCCCGGTGATTTACCGGACAAAAAAGCATCTCTGACCGACTATCTCACAACCAGAGAACAGCAACGAGTGATCGCTCTGAATCCGGACCACCGTTGTCCGTTTCTTGCCGAAAACAAGTTGTGCCATCTGGTTCTGGCTCACGGAGATTCTGTTCTCTCCGAGACATGCACGATATTTCCAAGGGAATCTCATACCTTTTCTTCCCATATGGAGCAGTCGCTGATGCCCTGCTGCCCTGCAGTCATTGATCTGTTCCAGGAAAAAGAAACACTCACTTTTCCGATACTCCCGGAAATTTCTGATCATTCGGAAGTTCTACTTTTTCAGATTCGTCAGGAAATGATCCGGGCATTTACAACAGAGAGCTCAAACTCCGATTCTGATTCTTCTATTTCTTGCGAAGAGATCCTCCTGGAGTTGTTTTATATTTTACGGGAACTGAGCCGGCAGGAGCATCCAGGCCCGGAGATGATCCGGGAGTATTTTTCTTCCGCCAACCGTTCCGCACTTCACCGGGCAATCTCTGAGATTGAGCTGCCCCTTACAGACACGCTGGATGAAGCTTCCGAACTGCTGCAGGATCTGTCGGTAAATTATGAAAAAGAGGGACTGTATCAGGAATTTTTATCTCCGATTCTGCTCTGCGCACAAACGGTATTCCCGGAACTTTCCGAAGAAGAACTGCATGCTCACTGGAAGGACTTTCAAAAGGGCCTGTCCCCTTTTCAGACTTTATTCCGGAATTTCCTTGCCAACGAGCTTTATTCTGATCTGGTATTACCGGATTATTCCATAAAAGAAATGCTTCTGAAATTACAATGGATCGCCATGGAGTACACAGCGATCCGTCAAAGTCTGTTTTTCAGTTGGCTTGGGCACCCATCCCTTTCTTATGAGCGCGTCCGGCAGACGATTGTGATTCTGACCCGGATGACCGGCTACGAAGACGAAGATATTTTCTCCTATCTGGAGAACAGCTTCGAATCTCCCTTCTGGGACTGGGGGTATTTTGCCCTGATCGTGGGAAAAGCGTAAGAACTTATTCTTCCACCGGATGAAGATTTTTCATGGAAATATCCAGAATCGGTGCAGAGTGGGTCAGCGCTCCACTGGAAATATAATCCACGCCCACTTCTGTCACTTGCCTGATATTTTCTCTGGTCACATTTCCAGAACACTCCGTTTCTGCTCTTCCGTTGATGATACGGATGGCTTCTTTCATTTCCTCCGGTGACATATTATCCAGCATGATAATATCTGCTCCTGCATCTGCTGCCTCTTTTACCATCTCCAGATTCTCCACCTCAATCTCAATTTTCCGTACAAACGGCGCATATTCTTTTGCGGCAAGAATGGCTTCTTTGACACCGCCCGCAGCTCCGATATGATTATCCTTTAAAAGCACACCGTCTGACAGATTGTAGCGGTGGTTGAATCCGCCACCTGCCCGAACCGCATATTTTTCAAAGATTCGCATGTTCGGTGTGGTCTTTCTGGTATCCAACAGTTTCGTCTTGCTTCCTTTTAACAATTCTGCGACAGAATGGGTATACGTCGCAATTCCGCTCATTCTCTGCAAATAGTTTAAGGCAACTCTTTCGCCGGACAGAAGCACCCGGATATCACCCGTTACTTTTCCCAAAAGCTGTCCCTTTTTGACCGCTTCGCCATCCTTGCAGTAAAGAGTGGTCTCGGTCTTTTCATCCAGAAGTTCAAAGACTCTGGCATATACATCCAGACCGGCAATGATTCCGTCTTCTTTACAGATCAGCTCTACTTCCCCCTTTACATATTCCTTCATCACCGCATTGGTGCTGACATCTTCACTGGAAATATCTTCTTTTAAGGCTTCCATGATCAAATGGTCCGCCTGCAATTTCATTGTAATCGTGTTCATTTGTTTTCCTCTCTGTTTCGTTTTCCCCTGTGTCTTCCATTTCTTTCCTGACTCTGCATATTTCTGTTTTCTTTTGCAGCTTCAGATAGCAGCACTCTTCTCCACTTACGCTACATGCTTTTTTACATTCTCTTTTGCTGTCTGCGTTTCCGTTTCTGTGATTCCATCCGGATTTGCAGTCTTTCTTCGATCCTGAGCGTCTGTCTCCTGATCCATGTTTTGATTCATGGTTTCTCCGGTAATCTTCCGTGCCGCTCTTTTTGCAAACACAAGACTCTCCAATAAAGAATTGCTGGCAAGACGGTTGGCTCCATGGACTCCGTTACAGCTTGTCTCGCCTACCGCATATAAATGTCCCATAGAAGTGTGGCTGTCAGAATCCACCCAGACACCGCCCATAAAATAATGCTGTGCCGGAACCACCGGAATCGGCTCTTTGGTTACGTCATATCCTTCTTCCAGACAATGCTGATAAATGTTCGGGAAATGTTTCAGAATCGTTTCTTTGTCAATATTCTCCATAGACAGCCAGACATGATCCGATCCTTCTTTTTCCATTTCTTCCCGAATTGCTTTCGTCACCACGTCTCTCGGCAGCAATTCATTGACAAACCGTTCTTTCTTCGCATTCAGTAGAATTGCTCCCTCTCCACGTACCGATTCGGAAATCAGGAATCTCCGGCCCGGTTTCTTCGAGTACAATGTGGTCGGATGGATCTGTACGTAATCCAGATGTTCCAGACGAATTCCGTGTTTTTCGGAAATATCCAGGGCATCTCCCGTCAGATGCGAAAAATTCGTAGAATGCTGATATCTTCCGCCGATACCGCCACTTGCCCAGATCGTATCTTTTACATAAATTTTCAGCATTTCTCCGCTTTTTGTTTCTGCCAGGATTCCGCAGCACGCTCCATCCTCGATCAGGATATCTTTCATGGTTGTATACTCATAAATCGTTACATTTTCCAACTGCTTTACCTGTGCCAGAAGCTTGCTGGTGATCTCTTTCCCCGTGATATCTTCATGGAACAGGATTCTCGGTCTGGAATGTGCGCCCTCTCTGGTAAATGCATACACATCTTCCAGATTATTTCCTTTCCGATCCCTTTCCTCTGTTTTCTGGAAATCCACTCCATATCCGATCAGATCTGAAATGATCTCTCTGGAACCACGGATCATCAGGTCTACGGATTCCTTCCGATTTTCATAATGTCCGGCTTTCATCGTATCCTCAAAATAATTGTCATAATCTTCTGCATCATGCAGCATGCAGATTCCGCCCTGTGCCAGGAAGGAATCACTGCTCTCCAGGTCTGATTTGGTAATCATAATGATCTTCTGTTTTCGTGGAAGATTCAGGGCGCTGAACAGTCCGCCCACTCCCGTTCCGACAATTACAACATCCGCCCTTAATTCTGCTTTTTCCATTTTTGCGCTCCCATCTTGCCTTGCACTTATATCTTGGCTTACACTTTTGTCTTTTCTTGCACCTTGATTCTGTCTTGTGCTTTTCCCTTACTCTTTTTCTCGTCCTTTACCAGCTCTGACATTCGGCTTTCCGCCTGCTCACTTCTCCAGTCCTGGAATTTCACTTCTTACTTCGACAGTTCCAGCATCCGCTCCAGTGGCTTCCTGGATTCTTGCCGAACCACCTCGTCCACAAAGATTTCATTTTCCCCGGTCTGAAGAACATGCAGAACTTTTTCCAGGGTTACTTTCTTCATATTCCGACAGACAGGTAATGTCTCTGTAAAATAAAACTTCTTGTCAGGATAGCGTTTCTCCAATTCATACAACACGCCGCTCTCGGTACAGATGATCATCTCTTTCGCATCGGTGATTCCTGCCTGTTTGATAATTCCGGTAGTACTTCCTATGTAATCGGACATCGCAAGCACTGCCGGCGGACATTCCGGATGAGACAGGACTTCTGCCTCCGGATGGGCTGCCTTCGCTTCTTTGATCTCTTCCACTTCCATATATTCATGGACAATACAGAATCCTTCATTATAGATAAAATGTTTCTCCGGCACCTGCTCTGCAATGTAATGGGCCAGGTTGCGATCCGGAATAAAGAAAATGTTTTTGTTCGGCAGGGCTTTTACGATCTGTACTGCATTTGCAGATGTCACACAGACATCACTGTGCCGTTTCAGCTCTGCGGTAGAGTTGATGTAACAGACAACTGCCAGGTCGTCATATTCTTCCCGGACTTTCTGGATCTTTTCTGCTGCTGCCATATGTGCCATCGGACAGTCTGCCTCCATATCCGGCATCAGCACATGCTTTTCCGGATTCAGAATCTTTGCACTCTCTCCCATAAAGGACACACCACAGAAAATAATCGTCTGTTCTTTCAGATCAACTGCTACTTTACTCAGATAGAAAGAATCTCCCACATAATCTGCAATCGCCTGCACCTCCGGACGGACATAATAGTGCGCCAGAATCACTGCGTTCTTTTCTTCTTTTAATTTTAAAATTTCTTCCTGTATTGCCATACTTTCACCTCATCATCTTCTCTTCACAAACCTTATTCACGGATTTCATCCTTCACACTCCAAAAATCCTCTTACAAATTTACATGTTGCTCATTATAGCACTATTATTTGCAGATGACAAGACACCTGTTATTGCTGTTGTATATTTCTTGTAAACATTCTGGAATACCAACGTCTGAAAACCCCTTCCTGTAAATGCAACGGTGAAATAAAACCTGCCATAACAAGAGAAAGGCCCCTTCCCGGAAAGACGGCAGAAATTCCGAAAAGGAGCCTCATGGCATTTATGATGGTTTATTTTAAACAATAGGGATACGAGATTTATTTTTCTTATTTGATAAATCCTACATGTTTGCAGATTTCTTTCACTGCTTTTTCTTTTCTTTCATTAAAGATGACTTTGTTTTCTTCGAACAGGTTTCTTCCTTCTGTATCGATGGATACGATCAGCGGTCCGAATTCTTTCACACGGCAGTGCCACAATGTTTCCGGCATTCCCAGATCTCTCCACTGTGCGTCCACGATCTCCTCGACTTCTGTGGCTGCAACGACTGCATTTCCGGCAGGAAATACGCAGTGGATTGCTTTATAATTCTTGCAGGCATACTCCGTATTCGGACCCATTCCACCTTTTCCGATGATGACTTTTACACCGGTCTGCTCTACAAATTCTTTCTCGAATTTCTCCATACGCATGCTGGTAGTCGGTCCGACAGATACCATTTCAAACTTATCATTTTCCAGTGGTCGGATGATCGGCCCTGCATGGAAGATTGCAGCATCTCTTACATCGACCGGAAGTTCTCTTCCGGCTTCTACCAGACGTCTGTGTGCTACGTCACGGCAGGTTGTCATACTTCCGTTCAGATATACAATGTCTCCGATGTGAATGTCTTTCAGATCTTCTGCTGAGATCGGTGTTGTTAAAATTTTCTTTCCATCTTTCATTTCTACCATCCGAAATTTTGTCCAACAGAACTTAGGCGGAGCCTTTCTCTACGCTTCCCTTCTGAGAAATATGCCGGAGCTGATCGGCCTTCCCATCGTCCCACCCATCGAACAGGAAATCGGTTTGATCTGGAAAAAAGGCAAATATGTTGATGAAAACCATGATCCTCCCGCAAAAGGTTGCAACGGGAACCGCTTACGCTTGCCTTCGCCCCATGGAGATACCCTGCGAACGGCGCTAATGCTTGCTCGCAGGAAGTACCGGGGCTTCGGATGTTCCCTTATGCATTCCTTTTGTGGGAGAAACAAACGGTAAATCTTCATAAATAAAACAGAGCAGACATATATGATATCTGCTCTGTTTTGTATTTTCCTCATAGAATCTGGATTTACAACGAAAAAGATTCCATAATGGAATTAAGGTTCTTACTTTTTCTCTACGCAGGCTCTGGAATCTTTCGATACAATGCCCCCGTAATTTGCTGCCGGTGCCTTACTTCCTTTTTTCACCAGCACGATCTGTAATGCTTCCATTCGGTAAGAGAATCCCGTAGTTCCGCATTTTTCACCATTCTTTGCCCAGCCTAGCCAGCCAAAGTGCTGCACGTGAGTCCGATAATAAACGTCATAGTGCTTTTCCAAATCTCCGGTCAATTTCAGGCAAAATGCTTCCAATCGCTTGGATTCTCCACTGGTTCCAGCCATTTCTCCTTCCTTTTTCCAGGTATTCGGATTGTTCACATCTCCCTGCCAGCCATAGGTCTGCACATGTGTGGTATAGCGAATGCTTCCGGAATAATCTTTATTACTCAGTGTAATCTTGATGCCTTCCAGTCTTTTTGCCTCTCCGCTGGTTCCGGAAAGCCCTCCGTCGCTGACCCATCCCTGCCAACCGTAAGTCTGCACATGAGACTGGTAATGAATGGAAATCGGCTTGACCACCATGGAAATACTTCTTGTCGAAGTGATTCCTCCGTAGTTTGCCGCCGGTGCACTGCTTCCTTTCTTAACCAGAACGATCTGAACAGCCTCCATCCGGTAACTGTACCCAGAAGTTCCGGCTGTCTCTCCATTTTTTGCCCAGCCAAGCCACCCCACATTCTGAGAATGTACACGGTAATAAATGTCATAATGCTTTTCCAGATCTCCGGTCAGCTTGATCTTAATGGCCTCCAATCGCTTGGATTCTCCACTGGTTCCGGACATTTCTCCATTCTTTTTCCAGGTATCCGGATTGTTCACATCTCCCTGCCAGCCATAGGTCTGCACATGGGAAGTATATCGAATATCTCCTTTGTACCGAGAAGGAATATTGTTAATCTTGATTTTGATCGCTTCCACTCTCTTGGATTGTCCGCTGGTTCCGGTCACCTGTCCGTTGGTCTTCCAGTTCTGCCAGCCATAGGTCTGGACGTGGGACTGATACGTCAGAGACATCTTGCTGTCATCCACCGGAATCTCTTTCCAGTGCGCATATAAAGTCTGTGCTGCCGTGATCGTCACCTTGGTCGAAGCACTGATCTTCGTCCCACCGCTCTTTGCCGTATACCACCCCTCAAAACTATAATTGGTTCGACTTGGTATCGGAAGTGTACCATAGGTTCCCTCATAACTGACCTCTTTTGAACCGGTCGATACGTTTCCTCCGTTGGCATCAAAGGTCACCTTGTAACGATTTGCCGTCCATTTTGCATACAGGGTATAGTTTCCAGATGCCTTTTCCGGAATCTCTGTCAACTTATTTTTAAATGCACTTTCCGTATACCATCCTGCAAAGGTGTAACCTTTCTTCGTGGCGTCTTTCAGCGCGATCTTATCATTTCCTTCTTTATAGGAAGTCGGATTGCCGGAAGCATTGGTTCCGCCGTTCAGTTCATAGGAAATCGTATAAGTCTTCGCTTCTGCCGGCGGGTTCGGCTGATCCGGTTGTTCCAGGTCTTTGGTCTGATTGTCTGTAAATGCTTTGATCCGAAGATTTCCTGCCGGCATTGCCTGGAATTTTCCACCGGACAGATAGAAACTCTTCTGGTTATACTGACTGACGCTTCTCTCCCAGGTATAAACAATATTTGCAGCAGACGGATCCACCGCTTCACTCCATCCGTCTTCCACGTCTATGGCATTCTTATCGGTTGTCACCACAACTGCATAGGTACTTCCCGGCTTCAGCGTCACTGCCTGTTTCAACGGGATCGTATAATAGCCCGCATAAGCCGATGCTCCCGTAGTCGTTGCTGCATCCTGCTTGGTTCCACTGTATGGATCTCTCGCATTGGTCAGATCCGTATAAATTTCAATGGTATATGCTACATTGGATTGCTTGGCAAACGACAGAGAAACTGCCTTTAGACTTTCCGATATGACCCCATCTTTTTTCTGTGTCGTAAAGAGATTGGCCACAGTCTTATAACTTGCCTCATAGGTTTCCAGACCACCATCTAACTGGTAATTATTGTCATAATTATCCTTCGATCCAAAATCAAAGACCCATGCCGTATTACTCAATGATGCGGATTCATAGGACATCCAGAAATACTGTTGCGTAAATCCCCAACTGTTTCGGATCAACCAGGCTCCATTGTTGGAAGGCTTGTTATTATTCGGAGAAATAAAATTGTCTTTGGAAAAATTATCATCCCAACCCACAATCATCACCGCATGACTTCCTCCTGTCACATCCGCTGCATGATAAGTATAACACTGCAAGGTATCATTCCATCCCATATTCAGATCGTCATGATAATACATCACTCCCGCTGCTCCATGCTTCATAATCTGACTTTTTACATCTGCCTGATTCTGCTTCATGTTAATTTCATAAGCATTTTCCAGATGAGCCACATCATACCCATAGGCATACTTTTCATCCACACCCTTTTGAATCGAATCTGCCGCCTGACTATAAGGGACTTCGGATTCATTGACCGGTCCGATCCACTGAGACAGACGCCGTAGTGCATACTGATAAGTTCCGCCTTTATTTAGATACTTTAAGCTTGTATTTTCATTATAATATTTTGCGATATCCCCTGCGGTTCCACCTAATGGATCCTGCACAAAATTATAGGTAAAATATGCAAGCTGCAACTCACTTAGATTAATCCCCTGCGTTGCCATTCCCTTATTGATCAGGTCAAATTCTGCCATTCCCATGGTGGAAAATGCCCAACAGGTTCCATAAGGATTCTGATTCCCCGGTTCCGGATATTTTGCCCGGATTGCATCGATGCTTCCCGGATAAGCAGAAGGAAGTTCTGCTGCACTGCGAATCGAATCATCCGAGTAGACCGGCGGATTCCATTCCAGATCATTGTCAAGGTAGCCACCGGTCACACCGCCTTGTTCCACCGGTACCTCCTGGGTCTGCGCCTGAACTTCCTGTGCCTGAATTTCCTGTGTCTGAATGCTCTGCGTGGTTCCTTCTTCCGCAAAAACATAGCTTACCGGAGTTGCCGTCAACGCACTTGCCAGCAAGATTGCCAAAATTCTTTTTTTCATTCGTCCTCCCTCAAACTTCAAACGCTTCTTTTATACTGTCGTAATGAAGGAATTCCCCTTTCGCGGCGATCTCCTTGATCTTATCCAGATCCGCGAACATATAACCGTCGGTTTCTTCCGTCTGTAAGTTCAAAGCTGTATCTTCTATTTCCAGTACAAACCGGTATACATCCACAAAATAGTTGTCTCCCTCGCCCGGATTCTCTCTCTTATAGGTGAACAGATATCCTCCGTCTGCTTTGCTTACATCCAACCCGGTTTCTTCTTTCACCTCTCGAAGTACCGCATCATAAGATGCTTCACCAGCCTGTGCCGCACCGCCGGAAACTTCCCACCAGCCCGGAGCCCAGGCTTTTGTCATCACACGCTTTGTGATCAGAAATGTATGATCTGGTCTTGCAACT
This window of the Mediterraneibacter butyricigenes genome carries:
- the nadC gene encoding carboxylating nicotinate-nucleotide diphosphorylase, whose amino-acid sequence is MNTITMKLQADHLIMEALKEDISSEDVSTNAVMKEYVKGEVELICKEDGIIAGLDVYARVFELLDEKTETTLYCKDGEAVKKGQLLGKVTGDIRVLLSGERVALNYLQRMSGIATYTHSVAELLKGSKTKLLDTRKTTPNMRIFEKYAVRAGGGFNHRYNLSDGVLLKDNHIGAAGGVKEAILAAKEYAPFVRKIEIEVENLEMVKEAADAGADIIMLDNMSPEEMKEAIRIINGRAETECSGNVTRENIRQVTEVGVDYISSGALTHSAPILDISMKNLHPVEE
- the ttdB gene encoding L(+)-tartrate dehydratase subunit beta produces the protein MVEMKDGKKILTTPISAEDLKDIHIGDIVYLNGSMTTCRDVAHRRLVEAGRELPVDVRDAAIFHAGPIIRPLENDKFEMVSVGPTTSMRMEKFEKEFVEQTGVKVIIGKGGMGPNTEYACKNYKAIHCVFPAGNAVVAATEVEEIVDAQWRDLGMPETLWHCRVKEFGPLIVSIDTEGRNLFEENKVIFNERKEKAVKEICKHVGFIK
- a CDS encoding InlB B-repeat-containing protein translates to MKKRILAILLASALTATPVSYVFAEEGTTQSIQTQEIQAQEVQAQTQEVPVEQGGVTGGYLDNDLEWNPPVYSDDSIRSAAELPSAYPGSIDAIRAKYPEPGNQNPYGTCWAFSTMGMAEFDLINKGMATQGINLSELQLAYFTYNFVQDPLGGTAGDIAKYYNENTSLKYLNKGGTYQYALRRLSQWIGPVNESEVPYSQAADSIQKGVDEKYAYGYDVAHLENAYEINMKQNQADVKSQIMKHGAAGVMYYHDDLNMGWNDTLQCYTYHAADVTGGSHAVMIVGWDDNFSKDNFISPNNNKPSNNGAWLIRNSWGFTQQYFWMSYESASLSNTAWVFDFGSKDNYDNNYQLDGGLETYEASYKTVANLFTTQKKDGVISESLKAVSLSFAKQSNVAYTIEIYTDLTNARDPYSGTKQDAATTTGASAYAGYYTIPLKQAVTLKPGSTYAVVVTTDKNAIDVEDGWSEAVDPSAANIVYTWERSVSQYNQKSFYLSGGKFQAMPAGNLRIKAFTDNQTKDLEQPDQPNPPAEAKTYTISYELNGGTNASGNPTSYKEGNDKIALKDATKKGYTFAGWYTESAFKNKLTEIPEKASGNYTLYAKWTANRYKVTFDANGGNVSTGSKEVSYEGTYGTLPIPSRTNYSFEGWYTAKSGGTKISASTKVTITAAQTLYAHWKEIPVDDSKMSLTYQSHVQTYGWQNWKTNGQVTGTSGQSKRVEAIKIKINNIPSRYKGDIRYTSHVQTYGWQGDVNNPDTWKKNGEMSGTSGESKRLEAIKIKLTGDLEKHYDIYYRVHSQNVGWLGWAKNGETAGTSGYSYRMEAVQIVLVKKGSSAPAANYGGITSTRSISMVVKPISIHYQSHVQTYGWQGWVSDGGLSGTSGEAKRLEGIKITLSNKDYSGSIRYTTHVQTYGWQGDVNNPNTWKKEGEMAGTSGESKRLEAFCLKLTGDLEKHYDVYYRTHVQHFGWLGWAKNGEKCGTTGFSYRMEALQIVLVKKGSKAPAANYGGIVSKDSRACVEKK
- the nadA gene encoding quinolinate synthase NadA, yielding MAIQEEILKLKEEKNAVILAHYYVRPEVQAIADYVGDSFYLSKVAVDLKEQTIIFCGVSFMGESAKILNPEKHVLMPDMEADCPMAHMAAAEKIQKVREEYDDLAVVCYINSTAELKRHSDVCVTSANAVQIVKALPNKNIFFIPDRNLAHYIAEQVPEKHFIYNEGFCIVHEYMEVEEIKEAKAAHPEAEVLSHPECPPAVLAMSDYIGSTTGIIKQAGITDAKEMIICTESGVLYELEKRYPDKKFYFTETLPVCRNMKKVTLEKVLHVLQTGENEIFVDEVVRQESRKPLERMLELSK
- the fliB gene encoding flagellin lysine-N-methylase: MKTLRPDYYETFHCIADACPITCCQEWKIYVDPDTESLWNTLSVPGDLPDKKASLTDYLTTREQQRVIALNPDHRCPFLAENKLCHLVLAHGDSVLSETCTIFPRESHTFSSHMEQSLMPCCPAVIDLFQEKETLTFPILPEISDHSEVLLFQIRQEMIRAFTTESSNSDSDSSISCEEILLELFYILRELSRQEHPGPEMIREYFSSANRSALHRAISEIELPLTDTLDEASELLQDLSVNYEKEGLYQEFLSPILLCAQTVFPELSEEELHAHWKDFQKGLSPFQTLFRNFLANELYSDLVLPDYSIKEMLLKLQWIAMEYTAIRQSLFFSWLGHPSLSYERVRQTIVILTRMTGYEDEDIFSYLENSFESPFWDWGYFALIVGKA
- a CDS encoding dicarboxylate/amino acid:cation symporter — protein: MKNYNFFKSLPFKLIVGVVVGIIVGLILNSTDGAPLTSAILNIVVTLKYVLGQVINFCIPLIIIGFIAPSITKMGNNASRLLLLAVAIAYTSSVGAALFSTAAGYALIPHLSIASSVEGLKELPEAVFQLSIPQIMPVMSALVFSIMVGLAAAWTGAKIITQVLDEFQAIVLDIVSRILIPLLPFFIGLTFCGLAYEGSITKQLPVFIQVILIVMVGHYIWMALLYTIAGVYSGENPLEVIKHYGPAYLTAVGTMSSAATLAVALQCARKAKPLRKDMVSFGIPLFANIHLCGSVLTEVFFCMTISKILYGSLPSIGTMILFCVLLGVFAIGAPGVPGGTVMASLGLITGVLLFDDAGTALMLTIFALQDSFGTACNVTGDGALTLILTGYARKHNIAENSETPSSPL
- a CDS encoding L-aspartate oxidase, which codes for MEKAELRADVVIVGTGVGGLFSALNLPRKQKIIMITKSDLESSDSFLAQGGICMLHDAEDYDNYFEDTMKAGHYENRKESVDLMIRGSREIISDLIGYGVDFQKTEERDRKGNNLEDVYAFTREGAHSRPRILFHEDITGKEITSKLLAQVKQLENVTIYEYTTMKDILIEDGACCGILAETKSGEMLKIYVKDTIWASGGIGGRYQHSTNFSHLTGDALDISEKHGIRLEHLDYVQIHPTTLYSKKPGRRFLISESVRGEGAILLNAKKERFVNELLPRDVVTKAIREEMEKEGSDHVWLSMENIDKETILKHFPNIYQHCLEEGYDVTKEPIPVVPAQHYFMGGVWVDSDSHTSMGHLYAVGETSCNGVHGANRLASNSLLESLVFAKRAARKITGETMNQNMDQETDAQDRRKTANPDGITETETQTAKENVKKHVA
- a CDS encoding peptidase C39 — translated: MKNPLHYQISECDCGPTSMLNAVSYLFEREEIPPEIIRNIMLYCLDCYSAEGIPCKSGTSRMAMMFLSNWLNEFGKVGRLSVGSSYLSGDQVYVGSGSRINDILRRGGAVVVRLFLDEWHYVTFTGAEDGKIFVFDPYYEDELYEEEGIELILDQPMKYNRIIPEHYFNREELELYALGPKEGREAVLLTNKETVLTEEKTIEYFI
- a CDS encoding NUDIX hydrolase, whose amino-acid sequence is MEFWDIYDANKQPTGRTMKRNDWCLKDGEYHLTVLGVVARPDHTFLITKRVMTKAWAPGWWEVSGGAAQAGEASYDAVLREVKEETGLDVSKADGGYLFTYKRENPGEGDNYFVDVYRFVLEIEDTALNLQTEETDGYMFADLDKIKEIAAKGEFLHYDSIKEAFEV